Proteins encoded within one genomic window of Balaenoptera ricei isolate mBalRic1 chromosome 10, mBalRic1.hap2, whole genome shotgun sequence:
- the PRICKLE1 gene encoding prickle-like protein 1, with translation MMPLEMEPKMSKLAFGCQRSSTSDDDSGCALEEYAWVPPGLRPEQIQLYFACLPEEKVPYVNSPGEKHRIKQLLYQLPPHDNEVRYCQTLSEEEEKELQVFSAQRKKEALGRGTIKLLSRAAMHAVCEQCGLKINGGEIAVFASRAGPGVCWHPSCFVCFTCNELLVDLIYFYQDGKIHCGRHHAELLKPRCSACDEIIFADECTEAEGRHWHMKHFCCLECETVLGGQRYIMKDGRPFCCGCFESLYAEYCETCGEHIGVDHAQMTYDGQHWHATEACFSCAQCKASLLGCPFLPKQGQIYCSKTCSLGEDVHASDSSDSAFQSARSRDSRRSVRMGKSSRSADQCRQSLLLSPALNYKFPGLSGNADDTLSRKLDDLSLSRQGAGFVNEEFWKGRVEHETPEDPEEWAEHEDYMTQLLLKFGDKSLFQQQPNEMDIRASEHWISDNMVKNKTELKQNNQSLASKKYQSDMYWAQSQDGLGDSAYGSHPGPASSRRLQELDLDHGASGYSHDQTQWYEDSLECLSDLKPEQSVRDSMDSLALSNITGASVDGESKPRPSLYSLQNFEEIEAEDCEKMSNMGTLNSSMLHRSTESLKSLSSELCPEKVLPEEKPVHLPVLRRSKSQSRPQQVKFSDDVIDNGSYENIEIRQPPMSERTRRRVYHFEERGPRSHHHRRRRSRKSRSDNALNLVTERKYSPKDRLRLYAPDNYEKFIQSKSAREIQAYIQNADLYGRYAHATSDYTLQKPGGPRFLGLYGEDDDSWCSSSTSSSSDSEEEGYFLGQPIPQPRPQRYAYYTDDLSSPTSALPTPQFGQRTTKSKKKKGHKGKNCIIS, from the exons ATGATGCCTTTGGAGATGGAGCCCAAAATGAGCAAACTTGCCTTCGGGTGCCAGCGGAGCTCCACGTCCGATGACGACTCGGGCTGTGCGCTGGAGGAGTACGCCTGGGTCCCCCCAGGCCTCAGACCCGAGCAG atccAGCTCTATTTTGCTTGCTTACCAGAGGAAAAGGTTCCGTATGTTAACAGCCCTGGAGAGAAACACCGAATTAAACAGCTTTTGTACCAGTTGCCACCACATGATAATGAG GTGCGGTATTGCCAGACTTTGagtgaagaggaggaaaaagagttgCAAGTGTTCAGTGCTCAGCGGAAGAAAGAAGCACTCGGAAGGGGGACGATTAAACTTCTGTCCAGAGCAGCGATGCACGCTGTGTGCGAGCAG tgtggGTTGAAGATAAATGGAGGTGAAATTGCAGTGTTTGCCTCTCGAGCGGGCCCTGGAGTATGCTGGCACCCCTCCTGTTTTGTCTGCTTCACGTGCAACGAGCTGCTGGTCGACCTCATCTATTTTTATCAGGATGGAAAAATTCACTGTGGCCGGCACCATGCTGAGCTGCTCAAACCCCGGTGTTCAGCATGTGACGAG ATAATTTTTGCTGATGAGTGCACAGAAGCAGAGGGTCGCCACTGGCACATGAAACACTTCTGCTGCCTTGAGTGCGAGACGGTCCTGGGGGGACAGAGGTACATCATGAAGGACGGCCGCCCGTTCTGCTGCGGCTGCTTCGAGTCCCTGTACGCCGAGTACTGTGAGACCTGCGGCGAGCATATTG GTGTGGACCATGCGCAGATGACCTACGACGGACAGCACTGGCACGCTACAGAGGCCTGCTTTTCCTGCGCCCAGTGCAAAGCCTCTCTGTTGGGATGCCCCTTCCTTCCCAAACAAGGTCAGATTTATTGCTCAAAGACATGCAGCCTCGGTGAAGACGTCCATGCCTCAGATTCTTCGGACTCTGCATTCCAGTCGGCTCGATCAAGAGACTCCAGAAGAAGTGTCCGGATGGGCAAAAGCAGCCGGTCGGCAGATCAGTGTCGGCAGTCTCTCCTCTTGTCCCCTGCTCTGAACTACAAGTTTCCTGGCCTTTCAGGCAATGCTGACGACACCCTGTCTCGGAAACTGGATGATCTGAGTCTTTCCAGGCAAGGAGCAGGTTTCGTCAATGAAGAATTTTGGAAAGGCAGAGTAGAGCACGAAACCCCAGAAGACCCTGAAGAATGGGCTGAGCATGAAGATTATATGACGCAGCTGCTCCTCAAGTTTGGTGATAAAAGCCTCTTTCAGCAGCAGCCCAATGAGATGGACATTCGAGCCAGTGAGCACTGGATATCTGATAACATGGTTAAAAATAAGACCGAGTTAAAGCAAAATAACCAGAGCCTTGCAAGTAAGAAATACCAGTCTGATATGTACTGGGCGCAGTCACAAGATGGACTGGGGGATTCTGCTTATGGCAGCCACCCGGGCCCTGCGAGCAGTCGAAGGCTCCAGGAGTTGGATCTGGACCATGGGGCTTCGGGATATAGTCACGATCAAACACAGTGGTATGAAGATTCCCTGGAGTGTTTGTCAGACTTGAAACCAGAGCAAAGTGTTCGGGATTCTATGGATTCTTTGGCTTTGTCTAATATCACAG GGGCTTCGGTGGATGGAGAAAGCAAGCCAAGGCCATCGTTATATTCTCTGCAAAACTTCGAGGAAATAGAGGCAGaagactgtgagaaaatgagcAATATGGGGACTTTGAACTCTTCCATGCTGCACAGGAGCACAGAGTCCTTGAAGAGCCTCAGTTCAGAGCTGTGTCCAGAAAAAGTCCTGCCTgaggagaagccagtgcacctgcCAGTACTCCGCAGGTCCAAGTCTCAGTCCAGGCCACAGCAGGTCAAGTTTTCCGATGATGTCATTGACAACGGAAGCTATGAGAACATCGAAATCCGGCAGCCGCCCATGAGCGAGAGAACGCGGAGACGGGTGTACCATTTTGAAGAAAGGGGACCCAGGTCTCATCACCATCGCCGCAGAAGAAGTAGGAAGTCCCGCTCGGACAATGCTCTGAACCTCGTTACAGAAAGAAAATACTCTCCCAAGGACAGGCTGCGGCTTTACGCCCCTGATAACTATGAGAAGTTTATCCAGAGTAAGAGTGCCCGGGAGATCCAGGCCTACATCCAGAACGCTGACCTGTACGGGCGGTACGCCCACGCCACGTCCGACTACACCCTGCAGAAGCCGGGAGGGCCTCGGTTTCTGGGACTCTACGGGGAGGACGACGACTCCTGgtgctcctcctccacctcctcctcctccgactCAGAAGAAGAAGGATATTTTCTCGGACAGCCAATTCCTCAGCCCCGGCCACAGAGATACGCATACTATACAGACGACCTTTCTAGTCCAACTTCCGCACTCCCCACTCCTCAGTTTGGTCAGAGGACAactaaatccaagaagaaaaaggGACACAAGGGCAAAAACTGTATCATTTCTTAA
- the LOC132373717 gene encoding collagen alpha-1(I) chain-like, whose product MPPSFGKTLRVNRDGPRVMGPPGSAGPCAPASGSRSEQEPAPRRPANPPSAPRWLLGPPGGARAAGPTRPPAPPPPRPPAPRSRASDPAAGREALLGAGARPARAASRPSGPSKPPLHLHRGPRAALGAASSPGDRTRPAAGRRHGVAADPRVYPQLPTRSPPRSLSVQPLPPGCHRAPGPRRRLPTCGRATERGLQPLRGALGAHSPPPALRPAEAGGQARVAPGGKQGWVLCGSPAPTHFRRRPQQGGDRGAGAASAGGPSRRNAGPARRARGRHRPP is encoded by the coding sequence ATGCCACCGTCCTTCGGGAAAACCCTGCGGGTAAATCGAGATGGGCCGCGGGTGATGGGGCCGCCGGGCTCCGCCGGGCCCTGCGCGCCCGCCTCGGGAAGCCGCTCGGAGCAGGAGCCCGCGCCCCGGCGCCCCGCAAACCCACCCTCCGCGCCGCGCTGGCTGCTCGGGCCGCCAGGGGGCGCCCGGGCCGCGGGTCCCACTCGGCCCCCGGCTCCTCCGCCTCCGCGGCCTCCCGCACCCAGAAGCCGAGCTTCAGACCCAGCGGCGGGGAGAGAAGCCCTCCTCGGCGCCGGCGCGAGGCCCGCGAGGGCAGCCTCCCGACCCTCGGGGCCTTCGAAGCCCCCTCTCCACCTCCATAGGGGGCCCCGCGCCGCCCTCGGCGCAGCGTCATCTCCCGGGGACCGCACTCGCCCCGCGGCTGGACGCCGACACGGAGTGGCCGCGGATCCCCGCGTCTATCCCCAACTTCCGACGCGAAGCCCTCCCCGCAGTCTCAGCGTTCAGCCGCTGCCGCCCGGCTGCCATCGAGCCCCGGGACCCAGACGGCGGCTCCCCACCTGCGGCCGTGCGACCGAACGCGGCCTGCAGCCCCTCCGCGGAGCCCTCGGCGCGCACTCGCCGCCCCCCGCTCTGCGACCGGCCGAGGCTGGCGGCCAGGCGCGGGTGGCTCCCGGAGGAAAACAGGGCTGGGTGCTCTGCGGGTCACCCGCGCCCACCCATTTCCGGAGGAGACCCCAGCAGGGCGGGGACCGAGGGGCGGGGGCAGCGAGCGCGGGGGGCCCGTCGCGGCGCAATGCTGGCCCCGCCCGGCGGGCGAGGGGTCGCCACCGCCCCCCGTGA